In one Lycium barbarum isolate Lr01 chromosome 7, ASM1917538v2, whole genome shotgun sequence genomic region, the following are encoded:
- the LOC132602482 gene encoding inactive TPR repeat-containing thioredoxin TTL3-like, with translation MEKTRKSSQSTMSRIVDNSVEHELGCGLIGAFFPRRNINRNKSTVPPIPTKSRYTNVVKNSRRCHDSSYPKNSNKASFNLSSVNKMSQVVNLAYTQKLRREPTFTSSDLSMTIFSHRKSRPNIPLNHGSTGNITQLGHLGNLNKSSSRDKKTSTVRSHQSGSFFRGSANKLDPDVLKTIGNEKYRRGKFEEALALYNQAIAIDSRNACYYSNKSAALMSLGRLIEAVVACREAIQLYPSYHNAHCRLARLYLRLGDAEKAIDHYKQSGRKVDKKDISEAHDLKRQIIKCTEAKKLRDYNTLLKETKNSISLGADSAPQVFAMRAEALMKLHRHDEAYTTIQNGPDFKTELYASLFGSAKTAYFLITRAEAYATVGRFTDAIAAAQEAAKLDQSNEVINTILRRIKRLGSARLKGNELFRENKFSEAFSVYTEGLEQEPYNSVLLFNRAACRFKLRQFEKAVEDCTAALLLRPSYTKARLRRADYNIKLERWKLAIQDCEVLIQENPEDDEVNRVFSEAKVQLQKQLEEDHNQRN, from the exons ATGGAAAAAACTAGAAAAAGTAGTCAATCAACCATGTCAAGAATTGTAGATAATTCAGTGGAACATGAATTGGGTTGTGGTCTAATAGGTGCTTTTTTCCCAAGAAGAAATATTAACCGAAATAAATCAACAGTACCACCAATTCCAACCAAGTCCAGATACACCAATGTTGTCAAGAATTCAAGAAGATGTCATGACAGCTCTTATCCGAAGAACTCGAATAAAGCATCATTCAACCTTTCTAGTGTAAATAAAATGTCACAAGTTGTGAACTTGGCATACACACAAAAGCTTAGAAGAGAACCAACTTTCACCTCAAGTGATTTGAGCATGACAATCTTTAGTCATAGAAAATCCAGGCCAAATATACCGTTGAATCACGGTTCAACAGGCAATATTACGCAATTAGGCCACCTGGGAAATTTGAACAAAAGTTCCTCTAGGGACAAAAAGACTAGTACTGTAAGAAGCCATCAATCCGGCAGTTTTTTTCGTGGTTCTGCAAACAAATTAGATCCTGATGTACTCAAGACCATAGGCAATGAGAAGTATAGACGGGGAAAATTTGAGGAGGCATTGGCTTTATACAATCAAGCAATTGCAATTGATTCAAGAAATGCTTGTTATTATAGCAACAAAAGTGCAGCTTTGATGAGTTTAGGCCGCCTGATTGAGGCAGTTGTCGCGTGCAGAGAGGCCATCCAGCTATACCCTTCTTATCACAATGCACATTGTCGTCTTGCAAGATTATACCTCAG ACTGGGAGATGCAGAGAAAGCGATAGATCATTATAAACAATCAGGACGAAAAGTTGACAAGAAGGATATTTCCGAGGCACATGATCTTAAGAGACAAATCATAAAATGCACAGAAGCAAAAAAGCTGAGGGATTACAACACATTGCTCAAGGAAACAAAAAATTCAATCTCCTTAGGAGCAGATTCAGCTCCACAG GTCTTTGCCATGAGGGCTGAAGCATTGATGAAGTTACATAGACATGATGAAGCATACACAACAATTCAGAATGGACCTGATTTTAAAACCGAGCTATATGCTAGCCTTTTCGGTTCAGCAAAAACAGCTTATTTTTTAATCACACGAGCTGAGGCCTATGCAACAGTTGGGAGGTTCACTGATGCCATAGCTGCAGCTCAAGAAGCAGCAAAATTAGATCAAAGTAATGAAGTAATTAACACAATTCTAAGGAGAATTAAACGGTTGGGATCAGCTCGGTTAAAGGGAAACGAGCTTTTCAGAGAAAATAAATTCTCAGAGGCTTTTTCTGTATACACTGAAGGGCTAGAACAAGAGCCATACAATTCTGTTCTGTTATTTAACAGAGCAGCGTGTCGATTCAAGCTAAGACAATTCGAAAAAGCAGTGGAGGATTGTACTGCAGCTCTTCTATTGCGTCCTTCATATACAAAAGCCAGATTGCGAAGAGCTGATTACAACATAAAG TTGGAAAGATGGAAGCTAGCTATTCAAGATTGTGAAGTGTTGATTCAAGAAAATCCAGAGGATGATGAAGTAAATAGAGTGTTCTCAGAGGCAAAAGTTCAGCTACAAAAGCAGCTAGAGGAGGACCATAACCAAAGAAATTAA